One segment of Bacillus alkalisoli DNA contains the following:
- a CDS encoding NERD domain-containing protein gives MMEMYIFPILVIGLIIWVKKNQSKWYGAIGERRVRKEIEKLERRYPGTYHSYHDLYIPISDGTYSQIDHLIISEYGLFVLETKFYDGWIFGSENQKNWTQVIYKRKEKFLNPIWQNKGHIRALKELLGEEGENIPTHSIIVFFKTATFKNSMKFEQADVIYLRDLMNTITLKNTKIVNTPTVESISRKLSEIQEAGTKDKKTIAKQHVKNIKAKQSSIKQKVNQNICPRCGEELKLRNGKYGKFKGCNNFPKCRFVEKGA, from the coding sequence ATGATGGAAATGTATATTTTTCCGATTCTAGTAATCGGTTTGATTATTTGGGTAAAGAAAAATCAATCAAAATGGTACGGGGCAATAGGAGAGAGAAGAGTAAGGAAAGAAATAGAAAAACTCGAAAGACGATATCCTGGCACTTATCATTCCTATCATGATCTATATATTCCTATATCCGATGGTACGTACTCTCAAATTGACCACCTAATCATTTCTGAATACGGACTGTTTGTACTAGAAACAAAGTTTTATGATGGCTGGATATTCGGATCGGAAAATCAAAAAAATTGGACTCAAGTAATCTATAAAAGAAAGGAAAAATTCCTAAACCCTATTTGGCAAAACAAAGGCCACATTCGTGCGTTAAAAGAATTGTTAGGTGAAGAGGGAGAAAATATCCCGACACACTCTATCATTGTTTTCTTTAAAACGGCAACTTTTAAAAATAGTATGAAGTTTGAACAAGCAGATGTTATTTATTTGCGAGATCTTATGAACACTATAACATTAAAAAACACAAAAATAGTCAATACACCAACGGTTGAATCAATTTCAAGAAAATTATCTGAAATACAAGAAGCTGGCACTAAAGATAAAAAAACGATAGCAAAACAACATGTAAAAAACATTAAAGCTAAACAGTCATCAATTAAGCAAAAAGTGAACCAAAACATTTGCCCAAGATGTGGAGAAGAACTAAAACTTAGAAATGGAAAATACGGCAAGTTCAAAGGATGTAATAATTTTCCGAAATGTAGGTTTGTGGAGAAGGGGGCTTAG
- a CDS encoding restriction endonuclease, whose product MEYLIIAILAGLLIYQWKSSKSLKEDHFNKELLLKDEFKRTIALGLYQRFCNEVEEKRYSSAFLKSNPLDFEHFIADVLKHKYGFDSFVTKSSGDFGVDIEHGIGDGKVIGQVKCERQDIDYEPIAIIHSNMIKQNASKAYVVSTSGFTNNAKIYAEGLNIDLIDGLELVEMWINYKSPIAKTIEYKPFKSESTDTISM is encoded by the coding sequence ATGGAATATTTAATTATAGCGATACTTGCAGGACTATTAATATACCAATGGAAAAGTAGTAAAAGTTTAAAAGAAGATCACTTTAATAAGGAATTATTATTAAAGGATGAGTTTAAAAGAACTATTGCTTTGGGGCTCTATCAAAGATTTTGTAATGAAGTAGAAGAAAAACGATACTCCTCGGCTTTTCTCAAAAGTAATCCATTAGATTTTGAACACTTTATTGCTGATGTATTAAAGCATAAGTATGGTTTTGACTCATTTGTCACAAAGAGCTCCGGTGATTTTGGAGTTGATATAGAGCATGGTATAGGGGATGGAAAAGTAATAGGACAAGTGAAATGTGAACGTCAAGATATTGATTATGAGCCAATTGCAATCATACATTCTAATATGATTAAACAAAATGCATCCAAAGCATATGTTGTTTCAACTTCAGGTTTTACTAATAATGCTAAGATTTATGCAGAAGGATTGAACATTGACCTAATAGATGGATTGGAACTTGTAGAAATGTGGATTAACTACAAAAGTCCAATTGCTAAAACAATTGAATACAAACCGTTTAAAAGTGAATCGACAGATACAATTAGTATGTAA
- a CDS encoding GIY-YIG nuclease family protein, with the protein MRKLPRYLSTTFIAILFAGWWLYGIPLIVGIILLFVRNKKEKAIKKEWEESGFDNLEEVKSQYEEAEVKLQDVKTTLTSKEQELQQLNKKIEENNELVSKINNFDNTISNYNEQIIALTTELSELEETKKRFIDENEKVLLLKDEAVKTEKQLIKHQKLIEKYKVEIEGIKQLVENFPNAINYSYIEQQLLELDNQLEDGYLHTIVELDLHHKASKELRKEMNGNNKLIKKLLKDYQSRYTSKANRTIYDLMVIGLQAELQNILYTLSYTNLDKALNNSKELIEKYLTICGNGNASILPTITRFLAELEPLFRNAIQIEYKYHIQKEKEKEEQKLIKEQMRQEAEERRLLEQERKKIELEGEKYLAEINKNKELLSQEQDQEKILALQLRLTELEEQFSNIEEQKEEILKRANGRAGYVYVISNLGSFGDRTFKIGMTRRLNPLDRIDELGNASVPFRFDIHAMVFSDNAVDLEQKIHNHLEKSRINKVNLRKEFFNIDVFELQEIVQEIDPTVEFTTTMKAEEYRQSLSLVTEELETTL; encoded by the coding sequence ATGAGAAAATTACCTAGGTACTTATCAACAACTTTCATTGCTATTTTATTTGCAGGTTGGTGGTTGTATGGGATACCACTTATTGTCGGTATAATTCTGTTGTTTGTACGTAATAAAAAAGAAAAAGCAATAAAAAAGGAATGGGAAGAAAGTGGCTTTGACAATTTAGAGGAAGTGAAGTCTCAATATGAAGAAGCGGAAGTAAAATTACAGGATGTAAAAACCACACTAACTAGTAAAGAGCAGGAACTACAGCAATTAAATAAAAAAATCGAGGAAAATAATGAACTAGTAAGTAAAATTAACAACTTTGATAATACTATTTCAAATTATAATGAGCAAATCATTGCACTAACGACAGAACTTTCCGAACTAGAGGAAACAAAAAAACGTTTTATTGATGAAAATGAAAAAGTGTTGCTTCTTAAAGATGAGGCTGTTAAGACAGAAAAACAACTTATCAAACATCAAAAGCTAATTGAAAAGTATAAAGTAGAAATAGAAGGAATCAAGCAACTAGTTGAAAATTTCCCTAATGCAATTAACTACTCATATATAGAGCAACAACTACTGGAGCTTGACAATCAGCTCGAAGACGGTTATCTACATACTATTGTTGAGTTAGACCTTCATCATAAAGCTTCTAAAGAACTTAGAAAAGAAATGAATGGTAACAATAAATTAATTAAGAAATTGTTAAAAGATTATCAATCCCGTTATACATCTAAAGCAAACAGAACAATATACGATTTAATGGTCATAGGCCTTCAAGCAGAACTACAAAACATATTATATACGTTGAGTTATACGAACTTGGATAAAGCACTAAATAATTCTAAAGAGTTAATTGAAAAATATCTTACTATATGCGGAAATGGAAATGCCTCCATACTCCCTACTATTACACGATTCTTAGCAGAACTAGAGCCATTATTCCGAAATGCGATTCAAATCGAATATAAATACCATATTCAAAAGGAAAAAGAAAAAGAGGAACAAAAGCTAATTAAAGAGCAAATGCGTCAAGAAGCGGAAGAACGTCGATTACTTGAGCAAGAGCGGAAAAAGATAGAACTAGAAGGAGAAAAATATTTAGCAGAAATCAATAAGAATAAAGAGTTGCTATCACAAGAGCAAGACCAAGAAAAAATACTGGCATTGCAACTAAGATTAACAGAATTAGAAGAGCAGTTTAGCAATATTGAGGAACAGAAAGAAGAAATCCTGAAGAGAGCCAATGGAAGAGCAGGATATGTTTACGTAATTTCTAACTTAGGTTCATTCGGAGATAGAACATTTAAAATAGGTATGACTCGAAGGTTAAACCCGTTAGACAGAATTGATGAGTTAGGAAATGCATCTGTACCTTTCAGGTTTGACATACATGCAATGGTGTTTAGTGATAATGCAGTTGATTTAGAACAAAAGATTCATAATCACTTAGAAAAAAGCAGGATCAATAAAGTAAATTTAAGAAAAGAATTCTTTAACATTGACGTATTTGAGCTACAAGAAATTGTTCAAGAAATTGATCCTACAGTAGAATTTACCACTACTATGAAAGCGGAAGAATATCGTCAAAGTCTCAGCTTAGTAACAGAAGAACTAGAAACGACTTTATAA
- a CDS encoding 3'-5' exonuclease, whose amino-acid sequence MAVTVPETIRSTATAGERLLFRTLKTYLPDDYIVYYEPEIQGRRPDFVIIGQDLGLVVLEVKDYTKSTLFQVNHDEWHIVATSGQQTITKSPLKQARENMFHLVDVLKKDKNLIQTDGKYMFSLKFPYGHGVVFTRMNSKDFVKEGLYSVMEPTLCLTRDEIDPDKEEFSEEVLMEKILNMFVVPFRLREPLSLEDINSIRYHLFPEVRISAEFKAPVPYQDQLLLSLHDIKTMDLHQENLAKQIGDKNRLIRGVAGSGKTLILASRAKMLAKKNPDWKILILCYNISLSNSIQQMITYMLNEPEDLFDFDFTGKSVVNEPMNKNIIVRNFHSWLKNELKIREPQIPEIVEKLVKKEAILPTYDAILIDEGQDFESDWLKLVSLLINEDTQSLLLVEDRAQTIYKRKRSYVQDTGLSFQGRSKVLSINYRNTAQIVKFAWDFYQSKSAFKKKVVNRELEGEIIAPQSTKRKGPEPAILKSTSFYNEMRIVSRQIKKLHEEKNVPLDEMLILYRVKRTHKLPIIDIITRSLSSEGLPYYWITENDQSKRSFEKEDGKVKISTIDSSKGLDYQTVFIVNVDSMPFPLEEDKEREASLLYIGMTRAKQYLCLSYSGESEFTEYFDRVVEERVEKKLEEKRS is encoded by the coding sequence ATGGCAGTCACAGTACCTGAAACAATAAGATCCACTGCAACAGCTGGAGAACGGCTGTTATTTAGAACGTTAAAAACATACCTACCTGACGACTACATTGTTTACTATGAACCGGAAATACAGGGAAGAAGGCCCGACTTTGTCATTATCGGTCAAGACTTAGGACTTGTTGTTTTAGAAGTAAAAGATTATACAAAAAGTACTCTTTTTCAAGTTAACCATGATGAATGGCATATTGTTGCAACTTCAGGTCAACAAACCATTACAAAAAGCCCATTAAAGCAGGCACGTGAAAATATGTTTCATCTAGTAGATGTTTTGAAGAAAGATAAAAACCTAATACAAACAGATGGAAAATATATGTTTTCATTAAAATTCCCATACGGCCATGGTGTTGTGTTTACAAGAATGAATTCCAAAGATTTTGTTAAAGAAGGACTATATTCCGTAATGGAGCCGACTCTCTGCTTAACTAGAGATGAAATAGATCCAGATAAAGAAGAGTTTTCAGAAGAGGTTTTAATGGAAAAGATCTTAAACATGTTTGTTGTGCCTTTTCGATTAAGAGAGCCGTTATCGTTAGAAGATATTAATTCCATCCGTTATCACCTGTTCCCAGAAGTTAGAATAAGTGCGGAATTTAAGGCCCCAGTTCCGTATCAAGATCAGCTACTTCTATCTTTACATGATATAAAAACGATGGATTTACACCAAGAAAATTTGGCAAAGCAAATAGGCGACAAAAACAGGCTTATTCGTGGAGTAGCAGGTAGTGGGAAAACGTTAATTCTAGCTAGCCGAGCAAAAATGTTAGCAAAAAAGAACCCTGATTGGAAAATATTAATCCTTTGCTATAACATTTCCTTATCCAATTCCATTCAACAGATGATTACGTATATGTTAAACGAGCCTGAAGACCTTTTTGACTTTGACTTTACAGGAAAAAGTGTAGTCAATGAACCTATGAATAAAAATATTATCGTACGTAATTTTCATAGTTGGCTAAAAAATGAATTAAAAATAAGAGAACCGCAAATTCCAGAGATAGTAGAAAAACTTGTTAAAAAGGAAGCCATTTTACCAACATATGATGCAATATTAATTGATGAGGGACAAGACTTTGAGTCTGATTGGTTAAAACTTGTTAGTTTATTAATAAACGAAGATACACAATCGCTATTATTAGTAGAAGACAGAGCACAAACTATTTATAAAAGAAAGCGATCTTATGTACAAGATACTGGACTAAGCTTCCAAGGACGATCGAAAGTTTTATCCATTAACTATCGAAATACAGCCCAAATAGTCAAATTCGCTTGGGACTTTTATCAGTCAAAATCTGCTTTTAAAAAGAAGGTCGTGAACCGTGAACTAGAAGGAGAAATCATCGCTCCTCAAAGTACAAAAAGAAAAGGCCCAGAACCAGCTATCTTAAAGTCGACTAGCTTTTATAATGAAATGCGAATCGTTTCAAGGCAGATCAAGAAATTGCACGAAGAAAAAAACGTCCCATTAGACGAAATGCTCATTCTTTACCGTGTAAAAAGAACACATAAACTACCAATCATCGATATCATTACACGTAGCCTTTCATCTGAGGGCTTACCATACTATTGGATTACAGAAAACGACCAATCGAAACGATCCTTTGAAAAAGAAGATGGAAAAGTAAAAATAAGTACGATCGATAGTAGTAAAGGTTTAGACTACCAAACAGTATTCATCGTGAACGTTGACTCTATGCCTTTCCCATTAGAAGAAGACAAAGAACGCGAAGCATCTCTTCTATACATAGGAATGACAAGGGCGAAACAATACTTGTGCTTGTCTTATTCCGGTGAATCGGAGTTTACAGAGTATTTTGATAGAGTAGTTGAGGAGAGAGTAGAGAAGAAGTTAGAAGAGAAAAGAAGCTAA